One segment of Odontesthes bonariensis isolate fOdoBon6 chromosome 1, fOdoBon6.hap1, whole genome shotgun sequence DNA contains the following:
- the mns1 gene encoding meiosis-specific nuclear structural protein 1: MSRSWMYNQQQRLMSQRHAQEQHREQEARRVDRERQLQDNMRKEDSFERKRYLRQVQQELKETQIETTLRKAEEERIKREKQLEQEERMAKELARINYEKQKEEKMRQHIKENSLELKELESKLRSAYVNKERAAQIAEHEATRLETLREESDFARKMKTEYERTAIEQQKLEQKLALQHHKEMVQYQKEQLMERESKRQEAYEEFLKEKLMVDEIIRKIYEEDQMERQLKLEKLRATQQNIEEFKRQQAEWRRMEQEKMEAENRRIMEFVQQQQHTEESRMAKIREREEAKEHLRKMLCEKIEEERQQREEMERVREELYFEKQEEARRQKDIEEMENKIRQTLMMQQTCQEQMAFKEMRRQAEKEEEEAFRKMMMAKFAEDDRIEQMMDQKRRMRQLQHKREVEKLLEHRRQKREADLELEANERATEQEKEAHRRKIIEEERQKLLKRHATKLLGYFPKGLLHEDDLEHFDEDFRKKFQTRPADIFSDDDDDNDRDD, encoded by the exons ATG AGTCGTAGCTGGATGTACAACCAGCAGCAGAGATTAATGTCTCAGCGCCACGCTCAGGAGCAGCACAGAGAGCAGGAGGCCCGGCGTGTGGACAGAGAGAGACAGCTGCAGGACAATATGAGGAAGGAGGACAGCTTTGAGAGGAAGCGATACCTGCGACAGGTGCAGCAGGAGCTCAAGGAGACACAAATAGAGACCACTCTGAGGAAG gcagaggaggagagaaTAAAAAGGGAAAAGCAGCTGGAACAAGAGGAGAGAATGGCTAAAGAGCTGGCCCGCATCAACTATGAGAAgcaaaaagaggagaaaatgaGGCAGCATATTAAAGAgaacag TTTGGAGCTTAAAGAACTGGAATCCAAACTGAGGTCTGCCTATGTGAACAAGGAAAGAGCTGCACAGATCGCTGAGCATGAAGCTACGAGGCTTGAGACCTTG CGTGAAGAATCCGACTTTGCACGTAAGATGAAGACTGAATATGAGCGAACAGCCATTGAGCAGCAGAAGCTGGAGCAGAAGCTGGCGCTGCAGCATCACAAGGAGATGGTGCAGTATCAAAAGGAGCAGCTCATGGAGAGGGAGAGCAAGAGACAGGAAGCATACGAGGAGTTTCTCAAAGAGAAGCTCATGGTGGACGAGATCATCAGGAAAATTTATGAGGAGGACCAGAT GGAGAGGCAGCTGAAGCTGGAGAAGCTAAGAGCCACTCAGCAGAACATCGAGGAGTTCAAAAGACAGCAGGCTGAATGGAGGCGCATGGAGCAGGAAAAGATGGAGGCAGAGAACAGACGCATCATGGAGTTtgtgcagcaacagcagcacacGGAGGAGAGCAGGATGGCTAAGATCAGAGAGAGGGAGGAAGCCAAGGAACATCTTCGAAAAATG CTGTGTGAGAAGATCGAAGAGGAGCGGCAGCAGCGTGAAGAGATGGAGCGAGTCCGTGAGGAGCTGTACTTTGAGAAACAAGAGGAGGCGAGGAGGCAGAAAGACATT gaagagatggagaacAAAATCAGACAGACGCTGATGATGCAGCAGACGTGCCAGGAGCAAATGGCTTTCAAAGAGATGCGGAGGCAagcagagaaagaggaggaggaggccttCAGGAAGATGATGATGGCCAAGTTTGCAGAGGACGATCGCATCGAGCAGATGATGGACCAAAAACGGCGCATGAGGCAACTTCAACACAAACGTGAAGTGGAGAAACTGTTAGAGCACAGAAGACAAAAGCGAGAGGCTGACCTG GAACTGGAGGCGAACGAAAGAGCGactgagcaggagaaggaggcacATCGTAGGAAGATCATCGAAGAAGAGAGGCAGAAACTTTTAAAACGTCACGCAACAAAGCTCCTCGGATACTTTCCTAAG GGTTTGCTCCACGAAGATGACCTGGAACACTTTGATGAAGATTTCAGGAAAAAATTCCAAACCCGTCCGGCTGACATCTTCTCTGACGACGACGACGACAATGACAGAGATGATTAA
- the tex9 gene encoding testis-expressed protein 9 — protein MAERSSDKKVQSAVSQTRGRPSSSSKAERSKRVELRPQAKSASGLTQKPTDDLLAKEEQYKLLNAELEAKTADLVRQAEQLMKEQSEVLSKPLSNVLLSDIEDDDYSGCRAMKTRPRAAVHDLGVKAATKKKVTSAARNTYTGKQGKKSHYKVTTSKDSRVDVSAAVEDAADLFLAKTIQGVEEKMNEADAHENVVEDVPDVEDNVGSGVLDAQMRVLKAKLRIMQEELDQLSSEYYKKDDENAKLNAKIKELEEDRAKLQKTTSIQQTQIEKHRALAEESAKRCEGLQLQVSALHKEIENLNRSQKQAAAVHSTAEVRLNRALEEVERLKTQLNKMEQINKDKKSEEHQSQENVLAENKMLKKQKTELIVGFKKQLKLIDILKRQKMHYEAAKLLSFTEDEFMKALDWGKS, from the exons ATGGCTGAAAGAAGCTCTGATAAAAAGGTTCAGTCCGCCGTCTCACAG ACCAGGGGACGGCCATCCTCCAGCAGTAAAGCTGAGAGGTCCAAGAGGGTTGAGTTAAGACCACAGGCAAAATCTGCCTCAGGTCTAACACAGAAGCCAACAGATGACCTTTTAGCGAAGGAAGAACAGTACAA GCTCTTAAATGCGGAGCTGGAAGCCAAAACAGCAGATTTAGTAAGACAAGCAGAGCAACTCATG AAAGAACAGAGTGAAGTCCTGTCAAAGCCCTTATCCAACGTCCTGCTCTCGGATATTGAAGATGATGACTATTCTGG CTGCAGGGCGATGAAGACTCGACCACGCGCCGCTGTGCACGATCTCGGTGTGAAG GCAGCGACCAAAAAAAAGGTCACATCAGCTGCTCGAAACACTTACACTGGGAAACAAGGAAAGAAGAGTCACTATAAAGTCAC AACTTCAAAGGACTCTCGCGTAGATGTTTCCGCGGCTGTAGAAGATGCAGCAGACCTTTTCTTGGCAAAAACGATTCAGGGCGTGGAGGAGAAGATGAATGAGGCCGATGCTCATGAAAATGTTGTGGAGGATGTGCCTGATGTGGAGGACAATGTCGGATCAG gCGTTTTGGATGCTCAGATGCGAGTTCTCAAGGCAAAACTGCGAATTATGCAAGAAGAACTGGACCAGCTGTCAAGTGAATACTATAAGAAG gacgaTGAAAATGCAAAGCTTAATGCCAAAATTAAGGAGCTTGAGGAGGATCGAGCCAAACTGCAGAAGACAACAAGCATCCAGCAAACACAGATTGAGAAGCATAGAGCTTTAGCCGAGGAGTCTGCCAAAAGATGTGAGGGTCTTCAGCTGCAAGTGTCTGCTTTACACAAG GAGATAGAAAATCTGAATAGATCGCAAAAACAAGCAGCTGCTGTCCACAGCACCGCGGAGGTTCGCCTGAACAGAGCTCTGGAGGAGGTGGAGCGGCTAAAGACTCAACTTAACAAGATGGAACAGATTAACAAA GACAAGAAAAGTGAGGAACATCAGAGTCAGGAAAACGTACTGGCTGAAAACAAAATGCTtaagaaacagaaaacagaactcATTGTGGGTTTCAAGAAACAGCTCAAGCTGATCGACATTCTCAAAAGACAAAAG atGCACTATGAAGCTGCCAAGTTGCTCTCCTTCACAGAAGACGAGTTCATGAAAGCTTTAGACTGGGGGAAGTCATGA